The Dehalococcoidales bacterium DNA segment ACCGGTGTCCCGCCGTGTTTTCCTCGCCTGACGGCATGGAAGACAGCGCTTTGGCTCATTCTGGTAGCCCCTGGAGGCAAACAGTTCTTGCTCCTCAGCACTGAAGGTGAAGACGGTTCCGCAGTCGGCGCACTCAATTGTTTTGTCCTCAAATCCCACGAAGCCACCTCCTCTCTTATTAGTAGTTGGTTAGCCTTGTGGTCAACCGGGACTTGAGCCGATAGAAAATGGAATTGACTAAGTGCTGGGTAACCTGAACTAAACCACCAACGATAGTGTACCATTAAAATATTTTCGCTGCAACCCACCAGTCAATCAAATATCCGGCAGTTTCCTGAGAACTAAGCGCCGGCTAAATTTAAGAGCGGTGGTCACAGGCCACCGCTCTCTATTCTGCTCCTCATTCTCCGGCCAGACGGGAGTATCAGGTGACCATCATTTATGGAAGTCCGGGGGGCGCTTCTCGACGAAAGATTTTACTGCTTCCTTGAAAGAAGGTCTCTGCATTGCCGCGGCGAACTCCTTACCCTCTCGCTGCTGGACCACTGTGATGTCTGTCTCGTCAAGATTCTGCCAAGTCAGACCTTTTGTGACAAAGAGTGACTCTACTGGGTTGAAGGCAATCTCCTGCGCGATATTGACCGCCTCTTCCATTAGCTTGTCGTGTGGGACTACGTGATTAACCAGACCGATACGCGCAGCTTCCTCACCGTTAATTATCTTGCCTGAAAGCATGAGCTCCATGGCATGTCCCAGCCCAACAATGTGGGGTAGCAGGTGAGTGCTGGCCAGTTCCGGTATAACACCCACTCGTACGAAACGCATCGACAAACGAGCCTGGTCTGAGGCGATACGTATATCGCATGGTAGTGTGGTTGTCAGTCCCGCCCCGATAGCAGGACCGTTGATGGCACAAACGATGGGTTTGGAACGCTGAACAAATGGAACCCACGGCTCAATCTGGGGACGTCTTTCCACCTCTTCTCCCGACTCACGCGCCTGGATACCCTGGTTCCAACCACTGATATCAGCGCCGGCGCAGAATGCCCTCCCGGCACCGGTAAGGACAACGGCACCGATACCGGGGTTAGAGTTCCAGGCGTCAATCTGGTCCCGCATTTCCGCTTGCATAGTAGTATGCATGGCGTTTAATTTATCCGGTCGGTTGAAAGTGATAATCCCTACCCTACCACTTGTTTCGGTCAGTATCATCTCGTAAGCCAATAGAATATTCCCCTTTCAGTACAGCTGAATACGATGGTATTGCTGTTACTTTCTGCGCTAATGATAATGGCGTGCGTCTACACTGTCAAGCCATCCTGATAGACGGAGTATGTAATATATGATAAACTATATTTATCGTGTAATATTTCCACCGGGAGGCAGGTATCGTGATAGACCATATTTCCGAGACAATGCCTAAGTTTTACGGCTCGGTAACAGTCGGTGAAAGAGGCCAGGTCGCTATTCCTGCTGAAGCACGGCGAGAGATGATAATTGAGCCGGCCACCAAACTACTGGCATTCGGTCATTCAAACAGAAGGGTTCTGCTCCTCATTAAAGCCGAATTTGCCACAGAAATGCTAGCCAGTGCTACTGCCGCTCTTTCACAGTTCGAGCAGATGGTGAAGGCAGAGCACGCTGAGGAACCGAAGTAGGTCCCATATACACAAAGAAAGAAGGAGTAACCAATATGACCTGGATTACAAAGATAGCCCTGAAGAAACGATGGTTGACGATGCTAATCGCTGCCCTGGTGGCAGGAGCATCTATCTGGGCTATGCTTACTCTCCAAATGGAGCTCTTTCCCGATATTGAGCTACCGATGACCACAGTGATTACGGTCTATCCTCAGGCGCAGGCTGAAGAGGTGATGGAGACAGTAACCATCCCGATAGAAAAGGCCATTGACGGCATAGAAGGTCTTGAACACATTACATCCACCTCAGCCGAAGGCAGCTCTGTTGTTTTCGTGCAGTTCGCGTATGGCACAAATATGGACAAGGTGAACGATATCATCGCCGAGCGGCTCGACACACTGGAACTTCCGCAACAGGTGAGAGGTCTACCTGCCATGATGCCCGGGATGGATGAGAATCCAAGACTCTTTCCAATCGATATCAATATGATGCCAGTAGTAACCCTCAGTCTCATCGGGGATGCATCTCCTAAGGAACTACAGCAAATCGCCGATACCCAGCTTGTGCCAGAACTGAAAGCAATCGAAGGCGTGTTCAATGTCTCTGTGGAAGGTGGTGCCGGCGAGAAGATACTGGTGAGTCCCTCTGTGGAACAGATGACCCAGTCCGGCATCTCCATGGGGCAATTGGTCAGTGCTCTGGCTATGCAAAGCTACGAATCCGTTGCTGACGTGGAGAATGCCTTTCTCAGCCCCGACGGTCCGCAGGTAAAGCACCTGGCCGGGGTCAGTTTTGGTCCTGGCCCGGGAGAGGGCATTAATCGCACCAATGGCAAACCCAGCATCAGCATCAGTTTAACAAAGGAAGCTTCTGCCAACACGGTTACCACAGCCAACGCCATTATTGACAAAGCGGCAGAACTGGAAGCGACCCTCCCTTCAGGCATGGAATTGGTGACCATTATGGACCAGTCGGAGTATATTGAAGGCAGCATCTCCGACCTTAAGAATAGTGCACTGGTTGGTGGTGGCCTTGCCATAGTTGTTGTCTTCCTTTTCCTGATGGCAGTGCGGGCTTCGCTGGTGACCGCCATATCAATTCCTTTAAGCATCCTGATTGGCTTCCTTGTAATGCGCTTCACCGGCATTACAATCAACATTCTAACGCTTAGTGCCATGGTCATCGCCGTGGGGCGGGTTATCGATAACAGTATTGTTATCCTTGAAGTAATATACCGCCACATGCAACTCGGTGAGAGGTTCAAAGACGCTGCTATCAATGGAACCAAAGAAGTAGTCGTCCCTATCACGTCGGCTACTATCGCTACCGTGGTTATCTTCCTGCCACTGGCGCTGGTCGGTGGAATTGTCGGTGAAATGTTCATTCCTTTTGCACTTACGATAGCTTTCGCCCTTATCGGTTCGCTGCTGATAGCTTTGACTGTGGTGCCGGCACTCTCCGGCTGGCTGACAGTCAAGAGAACCGGTGACAGCGTAAGAAAGCCCCGGTATCTGAGGATATACACATCGGTGCTACGCTGGTGTCTCGGTCATCGGGTGGCTACGCTGGTGATTTCCATTTTTCTGTTTCTGGGCAGCCTCGCCCT contains these protein-coding regions:
- a CDS encoding CxxC-x17-CxxC domain-containing protein; this encodes MGFEDKTIECADCGTVFTFSAEEQELFASRGYQNEPKRCLPCRQARKTRRDTGDGFGYRPNRQMYPVVCAQCGKETEVPFEPRQGRPVYCSDCYNASKTGS
- a CDS encoding enoyl-CoA hydratase-related protein, translated to MAYEMILTETSGRVGIITFNRPDKLNAMHTTMQAEMRDQIDAWNSNPGIGAVVLTGAGRAFCAGADISGWNQGIQARESGEEVERRPQIEPWVPFVQRSKPIVCAINGPAIGAGLTTTLPCDIRIASDQARLSMRFVRVGVIPELASTHLLPHIVGLGHAMELMLSGKIINGEEAARIGLVNHVVPHDKLMEEAVNIAQEIAFNPVESLFVTKGLTWQNLDETDITVVQQREGKEFAAAMQRPSFKEAVKSFVEKRPPDFHK
- a CDS encoding AbrB/MazE/SpoVT family DNA-binding domain-containing protein; translated protein: MIDHISETMPKFYGSVTVGERGQVAIPAEARREMIIEPATKLLAFGHSNRRVLLLIKAEFATEMLASATAALSQFEQMVKAEHAEEPK